From the Theobroma cacao cultivar B97-61/B2 chromosome 2, Criollo_cocoa_genome_V2, whole genome shotgun sequence genome, one window contains:
- the LOC18607402 gene encoding U-box domain-containing protein 15 — translation MERQIVTDSSSSNVGDGSEVVRELMEVIETVGSYAEFRKTQRKECLNLVRRLKLLVPLLEEIRGLDESVSGFALDSLGNLRKALLGAKKLLKNCNYGSKIYLAMESEAVMCRFHAVYDKLNQALDDLPYDELGVPIEVKEQVELMRMQLKRAKRRTDTQDMELAMDMMVVFSKKDDRNADSAILERLANKLELHTIADLKAETVALRKLKKQRGGQNESIQQITDLLGKFKQIAGIDESVSLDGPISTRTLQRCQSSMVPNEFLCPITLEIMTDPVIVATGQTYERESIRKWLNSNHRTCPKTGQTLDHLSLAPNFALRNLIRQWCEKNNVELPKKDRYASSDNYSAELMEEISSLVQDLSSSQPDVRRDAIVKIRMLSKENPENRIFIANNGGIPCLVQLLPYPDSKIQEHTVTALLNLSIDETNKRLIAREGAIPAIIEILQNGTDEARENSAAALFSLSMLDENKVLVGTFNGIPPLVDLLQNGTVRGKKDAATALFNLSLNQANKSRAIKAGIIPPLLHLLEDKNLGMIDEALSILLLLVSHPEGRNEIGRLSFIKTLVEIIRSGTPKNKECAVSVLLELGLNNSSLTLAALQFGVYEPLREITITGTNRAQRKANSLLQHMSKCEHIP, via the exons ATGGAGAGGCAGATTGTGACGGATTCGAGTTCATCGAATGTTGGAGATGGGAGTGAGGTGGTTAGGGAATTGATGGAAGTGATAGAGACTGTTGGATCCTATGCTGAATTCAGGAAGACCCAAAGGAAGGAGTGCTTGAATCTGGTGAGGAGATTGAAGCTTTTGGTGCCACTTTTGGAGGAGATTAGGGGGCTTGATGAATCGGTTTCGGGTTTCGCTTTGGATTCTCTGGGTAACTTGAGGAAAGCACTGCTGGGAGCGAAGAAGTTGTTGAAGAATTGTAACTATGGGAGCAAGATATATTTG GCAATGGAAAGCGAGGCGGTGATGTGTAGGTTTCATGCTGTATATGACAAATTAAATCAGGCTCTTGATGACTTGCCTTACGATGAGCTCGGAGTTCCAATTGAAGTGAAGGAGCAA GTTGAGCTAATGCGAATGCAACTGAAAAGGGCAAAGAGGCGGACAGATACACAAGATATGGAATTAGCAATGGATATGATGGTTGTGTTCTCTAAAAAGGATGACAGGAATGCAGACAGTGCTATTCTAGAAAGACTGGCCAACAAGCTAGAATTACATACCATTGCAGACTTGAAAGCCGAGACGGTTGCTCtcagaaaactaaaaaaacaGAGAGGTGGACAGAATGAATCCATACAGCAAATTACAGATCTTCTGGgaaaattcaaacaaattgCAGGGATCGATGAAAGTGTTTCACTAGATGGTCCGATTTCAACAAGAACTCTCCAGAGGTGTCAATCTTCGATGGTACCCAATGAATTTCTCTGCCCAATTACATTAGAGATCATGACAGATCCTGTTATTGTGGCAACTGGACAG ACTTACGAAAGGGAAAGCATTAGGAAGTGGTTAAATTCCAACCATCGAACCTGTCCGAAGACCGGACAAACTTTAGATCACTTGTCTCTAGCACCAAATTTTGCACTCCGCAACCTTATTCGGCAATGGTGCGAGAAGAATAACGTTGAACTGCCTAAGAAGGATAGATATGCATCATCTGATAACTACTCTGCTGAACTCATGGAAGAAATCTCTTCATTGGTTCAAGATCTATCTTCTAGTCAGCCGGATGTGAGAAGAGATGCCATCGTGAAGATCCGCATGCTGTCGAAGGAGAATCCAGAAAACAGGATTTTCATTGCCAACAATGGAGGAATCCCTTGTTTAGTTCAGCTATTGCCCTATCCAGACTCCAAGATTCAAGAACACACTGTCACTGCCCTCTTGAACTTGTCCATCGATGAGACAAACAAAAGGCTTATAGCCCGAGAAGGAGCTATTCCAGCCATCATCGAGATCCTGCAAAATGGAACTGATGAAGCTAGAGAGAACTCTGCTGCAGCCTTGTTTAGCTTATCAATGCTTGACGAGAACAAAGTTCTAGTGGGAACCTTCAATGGAATCCCACCATTAGTAGATCTTCTGCAAAACGGGACTGTCAGAGGTAAAAAGGATGCAGCCACCGCACTCTTTAACTTGTCCTTAAACCAAGCCAACAAGTCTAGAGCCATCAAGGCAGGTATAATACCACCATTACTTCATTTACTCGAGGATAAAAATCTGGGCATGATCGATGAAGCACTCTCAATCTTGTTACTCCTTGTATCTCATCCTGAGGGCCGAAACGAAATCGGTCGGTTGTCTTTCATCAAAACCCTGGTTGAAATCATAAGAAGTGGAACTCCCAAGAACAAGGAATGTGCCGTGTCGGTTCTCCTAGAGTTGGGGTTAAACAATTCATCTCTTACCTTGGCTGCGCTTCAGTTCGGTGTGTATGAACCCCTGAGAGAGATCACCATAACCGGAACAAACAGAGCCCAAAGAAAAGCTAATTCCTTGTTGCAGCACATGAGTAAGTGTGAACACATACCCTGA